A region of Streptomyces sp. TG1A-60 DNA encodes the following proteins:
- a CDS encoding RICIN domain-containing protein, with protein MRRARLLVLTLFIALLPQTFLTGSAHAATVTIANATQFTDTTGAVVHAHGGGVIKVGSYYYWFGENRNEDNTFRYVSAYRSTDLKRWEFRRHVLTQATDPELAVANIERPKVIFNSTTGKFVMWMHKENGSDYNQARAAVAVSDTVDGDYTWQGSFRPLGYMSRDITLFRDDDGTGYMISAANNNRDLHIYRLSADYLTVESRVQLLWPGQLREAPAMFKRNGVYFLLTSGATGWNPNQQKYATAGSITGTWSEPQNIGDSTAYGSQTTYVLPVQGTSGTEYLYMGDRWGNSFAQNVNASKYVWLPLEFPTDTSMTMDWSPQLSIDTATGKVDGVGGPWETLAARHSGKCVDVPSKSVDNGIQLTQYTCNGGLNQAWWFKDLGSGYVQLMAKHSGKCMDVADNSTADGNKIIQWPCSSGFNQQWQLQDAGDGYVRLVSRLSSKCLEVSPASATNGAKLVQSTCGAGTNQQFKRGA; from the coding sequence ATGCGCCGCGCCCGGCTCCTGGTCCTCACCCTGTTCATCGCCCTGCTGCCGCAGACGTTTCTGACCGGCAGCGCACACGCGGCGACTGTCACTATCGCAAACGCCACCCAGTTCACCGACACCACGGGTGCGGTGGTACACGCCCACGGTGGTGGCGTGATCAAGGTCGGCTCGTACTACTACTGGTTCGGTGAGAACCGCAACGAGGACAACACCTTCCGGTACGTCTCCGCGTACCGCTCGACCGACCTGAAGAGGTGGGAGTTCAGACGCCACGTCCTGACCCAGGCGACCGACCCCGAGCTGGCCGTCGCCAACATCGAGCGGCCCAAGGTGATCTTCAACAGCACCACCGGCAAGTTCGTGATGTGGATGCACAAGGAGAACGGCAGCGACTACAACCAGGCCCGCGCGGCCGTCGCCGTCTCCGACACCGTCGACGGCGACTACACCTGGCAGGGCAGCTTCCGCCCGCTGGGCTACATGTCCCGCGACATCACCCTGTTCCGGGACGACGACGGCACCGGCTACATGATCTCCGCCGCCAACAACAACCGCGACCTGCACATCTACCGCCTCAGCGCCGACTACCTGACGGTCGAGAGCCGGGTCCAGCTGCTGTGGCCGGGCCAACTGCGTGAGGCCCCGGCGATGTTCAAGCGCAACGGCGTCTACTTCCTGCTCACCTCCGGCGCCACCGGCTGGAACCCCAACCAGCAGAAGTACGCCACCGCCGGCAGCATCACCGGAACCTGGAGCGAGCCACAGAACATCGGCGACTCCACCGCGTACGGCTCCCAGACCACCTACGTCCTGCCCGTGCAGGGCACTTCCGGCACCGAGTACCTGTACATGGGCGACCGCTGGGGCAACTCCTTCGCCCAGAACGTCAACGCCTCCAAGTACGTCTGGCTGCCGCTGGAGTTCCCCACCGACACCAGCATGACCATGGACTGGTCCCCGCAGCTCTCCATCGACACCGCCACCGGCAAGGTCGACGGCGTCGGCGGACCGTGGGAGACCCTCGCCGCCCGCCACAGCGGCAAGTGCGTCGACGTACCGAGCAAGTCCGTGGACAACGGGATCCAGCTGACCCAGTACACCTGCAACGGCGGTCTCAACCAGGCCTGGTGGTTCAAGGACCTCGGCAGCGGCTACGTCCAGCTCATGGCCAAGCACAGCGGCAAGTGCATGGACGTGGCCGACAACTCCACCGCCGACGGCAACAAGATCATCCAGTGGCCCTGCTCCAGCGGCTTCAACCAGCAGTGGCAGCTCCAGGACGCCGGCGACGGCTACGTCCGGCTGGTCTCCCGGCTCAGCAGCAAGTGCCTGGAGGTCAGCCCCGCGTCCGCCACCAACGGCGCCAAGCTGGTCCAGTCCACCTGCGGCGCCGGCACCAACCAGCAGTTCAAGCGCGGGGCCTGA
- a CDS encoding Gfo/Idh/MocA family oxidoreductase, giving the protein MAIVGAGNIADGCHMPAVQAQNGEASVVAVVDVDRERAKAFAGQWDTPAVHDDLRQMLQEERPDLVIVCTPPVAHREAVVACLDAGAWMWCEKPPTLSVIEYDAVSAHEREGGPYASYVFQHRFGSAARALREQIRTGSLGAPLVGVCHTLWYRDDAYFDVPWRGKWETEGGGPTMGHGIHQMDLMLALMGEWTEVRAAMGTLARDVETEDVSMAMVRFAGGAMVSMVNSLLSPARPATCVSTSPRPRSNCPTSTATTTPTGRGPPHPTGPRQRPPSWGHRSTTRPVRTPRSCACSCARCTLESAPRPVATTAAASWPSSQPCTSRRRPDAPSPPDMITPGTPFYHSMSGRLDVAQDNADKEKTGV; this is encoded by the coding sequence GTGGCGATCGTCGGTGCCGGAAACATCGCCGACGGCTGCCACATGCCTGCCGTCCAGGCCCAGAACGGCGAAGCCTCCGTCGTCGCGGTCGTCGATGTCGACCGGGAACGAGCCAAGGCCTTCGCCGGCCAATGGGACACCCCGGCCGTCCACGACGACCTGCGGCAGATGCTCCAGGAGGAGCGCCCCGACCTCGTCATCGTCTGCACGCCCCCGGTCGCCCACCGGGAGGCTGTCGTCGCCTGCCTGGACGCCGGGGCGTGGATGTGGTGCGAGAAGCCGCCCACCCTGTCGGTCATCGAGTACGACGCCGTCAGCGCCCACGAGCGCGAGGGCGGCCCGTACGCCTCGTACGTCTTCCAGCACCGGTTCGGTTCCGCCGCCCGAGCCCTGCGGGAGCAGATCCGCACCGGCAGCCTCGGCGCTCCCCTGGTCGGCGTCTGCCACACCCTGTGGTACCGGGACGACGCCTACTTCGACGTCCCGTGGCGCGGCAAGTGGGAGACCGAGGGCGGCGGTCCCACCATGGGCCACGGCATCCACCAGATGGACCTCATGCTGGCCCTGATGGGGGAATGGACCGAAGTCCGCGCCGCCATGGGCACGTTGGCTCGCGACGTGGAGACCGAGGACGTCTCCATGGCCATGGTCCGCTTCGCAGGCGGCGCCATGGTGTCCATGGTCAACAGCCTTCTCTCCCCCGCGAGACCAGCTACCTGCGTTTCGACTTCCCCGAGGCCACGGTCGAACTGTCCCACCTCTACGGCTACGACAACTCCCACTGGACGTGGACCCCCGCACCCCACCGGGCCAAGGCAACGCCCGCCGAGCTGGGGGCACCGCTCGACGACGAGGCCAGTTCGCACGCCGCGCAGCTGCGCGTGCTCCTGCGCTCGCTGCACGCTGGAGAGCGCCCCGAGGCCAGTGGCGACGACGGCCGCCGCGTCCTGGCCTTCATCGCAGCCCTGTACCAGTCGGCGACGACCGGACGCCCCGTCACCCCCGGACATGATCACCCCGGGCACCCCCTTCTACCACTCCATGAGCGGGCGCCTCGACGTGGCCCAGGACAACGCCGACAAGGAGAAGACCGGTGTCTGA
- a CDS encoding DUF6807 family protein — translation MSDTHFRIEHDEAGTEFVVSAAGTDLATYVYRPDSPLEESLKPYLYPLKTLSGAPVGVYRPWGHRWHKGLQMTWSHLSGDNFWGGPTFEPGAPGHGYVWRENHGRQVHRAFDRRNDSGSEV, via the coding sequence GTGTCTGACACTCACTTCCGGATCGAGCACGACGAGGCCGGGACCGAATTCGTCGTGTCGGCCGCTGGGACGGACCTCGCCACCTACGTCTACCGGCCGGACAGTCCTCTCGAGGAATCCCTTAAGCCGTATCTCTACCCGTTGAAGACCCTCTCCGGTGCGCCCGTGGGTGTCTACCGGCCCTGGGGCCACCGCTGGCACAAGGGCCTGCAGATGACCTGGTCGCACCTGTCCGGCGACAACTTCTGGGGCGGACCCACCTTCGAACCGGGCGCGCCCGGCCACGGCTACGTCTGGCGCGAGAACCACGGCCGACAGGTACACCGCGCCTTCGACCGGCGGAACGACAGCGGCAGCGAGGTGTAG
- a CDS encoding DUF6807 family protein has protein sequence MDWVASSDEVWIEETRTLRFHSADVDEGLWALDFTTDLTNVHPQPLQLGSPTTHGRPNAGYTGLA, from the coding sequence CTGGACTGGGTCGCCTCCAGCGACGAGGTGTGGATCGAGGAGACCCGCACCCTTCGCTTCCACAGCGCCGATGTCGACGAGGGGCTCTGGGCGCTGGACTTCACCACCGACCTGACCAACGTGCACCCCCAGCCCCTGCAACTGGGCAGCCCCACCACCCACGGCCGCCCCAACGCCGGCTACACCGGACTCGCCTGA
- a CDS encoding NAD(P)/FAD-dependent oxidoreductase, whose translation MLDAVVVGAGPNGLTAAVELARRGFSVAVFEAKDTVGGGARTAELTLPGFRHDPCSAAHPLGVNSPAFKAMPLDRYGLEWLHAELPMAHPFLDGSAAVLSRSVAETAASFGPRDAGPYRRLVRPFLPKWDTLARDFMSLPLSALPRDPVTLARFGLVGLPPSTWLMRRFKDERVKALFAGLVAHVIAPLGGLATGAVGLVFALAAHAAGWPVARGGSQAISDALTAYLKDLGGTVHTDYEVKRLDDLPPARAYVFDTSPTALARIAGFGRFYESYRYGASVFKLDYALDGPVPWTAEEARSAGTVQVGASKAEIGAALDAASRLGRAPDAPFLITVQPSVVDPGRAPEGKHVFWAYGHVPNGWTGDLTDAVERQLERFAPGFRDRVLARATAGPPELAAHNANYVGGDIACGAASGLQLLLRPKLSLHPYHTQHPAVFICSSATPPGPGVHGMSGHNAAKAVWRRLRQEP comes from the coding sequence ATGCTCGACGCGGTGGTGGTGGGGGCGGGGCCGAACGGCCTGACGGCCGCCGTGGAGCTGGCCCGCCGCGGGTTCTCCGTGGCCGTCTTCGAGGCGAAGGACACCGTGGGAGGGGGTGCCCGCACGGCGGAGCTGACCCTGCCCGGCTTCCGCCACGACCCGTGCTCGGCCGCGCACCCGCTCGGCGTCAACTCGCCCGCGTTCAAGGCGATGCCCCTCGACCGCTACGGTCTTGAGTGGCTGCACGCCGAGCTGCCCATGGCGCACCCCTTCCTCGACGGCTCGGCGGCCGTGCTGTCGCGCTCGGTGGCGGAGACCGCCGCCTCGTTCGGTCCGCGTGACGCGGGCCCGTACCGCAGGCTGGTCCGGCCGTTCCTGCCCAAGTGGGACACCCTCGCCCGCGACTTCATGTCGCTGCCGCTGTCCGCGCTGCCCCGCGACCCCGTCACCCTCGCGCGCTTCGGCCTCGTGGGGCTGCCGCCCTCGACATGGCTGATGCGCCGCTTCAAGGACGAGCGGGTCAAGGCGCTGTTCGCCGGGCTCGTCGCCCATGTCATCGCCCCGCTCGGCGGTCTCGCCACCGGCGCCGTCGGCCTGGTCTTCGCACTGGCCGCGCACGCCGCCGGCTGGCCGGTCGCCCGGGGTGGCTCGCAGGCCATCTCCGACGCGCTCACCGCCTATCTGAAGGACCTCGGCGGCACCGTCCACACCGACTACGAGGTCAAGCGCCTCGACGACCTGCCGCCCGCCCGCGCCTACGTATTCGACACCTCGCCCACCGCGCTGGCCCGGATCGCGGGCTTCGGCCGCTTCTACGAGTCATACCGCTACGGCGCCAGTGTCTTCAAGCTCGACTACGCGCTGGACGGCCCCGTGCCGTGGACCGCCGAGGAGGCGCGCAGCGCCGGCACCGTCCAGGTGGGGGCGAGCAAGGCGGAGATCGGCGCGGCCCTCGACGCGGCCTCCCGGCTCGGCCGGGCGCCCGACGCACCGTTCCTGATCACGGTGCAGCCCAGCGTCGTCGACCCCGGCCGGGCACCCGAGGGCAAGCACGTCTTCTGGGCGTACGGCCACGTCCCGAACGGCTGGACGGGCGACCTGACGGACGCCGTCGAGCGTCAACTGGAGCGCTTCGCCCCGGGGTTCCGCGACCGCGTCCTTGCCCGCGCCACCGCCGGCCCGCCCGAACTCGCCGCGCACAACGCGAACTACGTCGGCGGCGACATCGCCTGCGGCGCCGCCTCCGGCCTGCAACTGCTGCTGCGCCCCAAGCTGTCGCTCCACCCGTACCACACCCAGCACCCGGCCGTCTTCATCTGCTCCTCGGCGACCCCGCCGGGCCCCGGCGTGCACGGCATGTCGGGTCACAACGCGGCCAAGGCGGTGTGGCGGCGGCTGCGGCAGGAACCCTGA
- a CDS encoding inositol monophosphatase family protein yields MIEDNETIDEFLARHASDVEEAVRKAAAAEIMPRFRQLAAHEVDQKSGPHDLVTDADRKAELCLTEALSALLPGSVVVGEEAVHANPVSYDAIRGDAPVWIVDPVDGTRQFVHGEPGFCTLVALAQGGDLRASWTYAPALDRLAVAIRGQGATLDGEALCAGSPDPGRDLDIATSHPDYTTPEQKEALLGLWTEGVTPRACGSAGLEYLAVARGRLDATAFSWEAAWDHAAGLLLVEEAGGAHLTLTGEPFRITGGNALPFTAARDAATARRVVGLLSGGA; encoded by the coding sequence ATGATCGAAGACAACGAAACCATCGACGAGTTTCTCGCCCGGCACGCCTCGGACGTCGAGGAAGCGGTCCGCAAGGCCGCCGCCGCGGAGATCATGCCGCGTTTCCGGCAGCTCGCCGCGCACGAGGTCGACCAGAAGAGCGGGCCGCACGACCTGGTGACCGACGCCGACCGCAAGGCCGAGCTGTGTCTGACGGAGGCGCTCTCCGCGCTGCTGCCCGGGTCGGTCGTGGTCGGCGAGGAGGCGGTGCACGCCAACCCGGTGTCGTACGACGCGATCCGGGGCGACGCGCCGGTCTGGATCGTCGATCCGGTGGACGGCACGCGGCAGTTCGTGCACGGCGAGCCCGGCTTCTGCACCCTCGTCGCCCTCGCCCAGGGCGGAGACCTGCGCGCATCCTGGACGTACGCGCCCGCCCTCGACCGGCTCGCCGTGGCGATACGCGGCCAGGGAGCCACCCTCGACGGGGAAGCGCTGTGCGCCGGCTCACCCGACCCCGGCCGTGACCTCGACATCGCCACCTCCCACCCGGACTACACCACGCCGGAGCAGAAGGAGGCCCTGCTCGGCCTCTGGACGGAGGGCGTCACCCCGCGCGCCTGTGGTTCGGCGGGGCTCGAGTATCTCGCGGTCGCCCGGGGCCGGTTGGATGCCACGGCTTTCTCCTGGGAGGCCGCGTGGGACCACGCGGCGGGCCTCCTCCTGGTCGAGGAGGCGGGCGGAGCCCACCTGACCCTGACCGGCGAGCCCTTCCGGATAACCGGCGGCAACGCCCTGCCGTTCACCGCGGCCCGGGACGCGGCCACGGCTCGCCGGGTGGTGGGTTTGCTGTCGGGTGGAGCCTGA
- a CDS encoding gamma-glutamyltransferase, whose amino-acid sequence MEFTTRPTLKGTFGMVSSTHWLASQCAMAVLEDGGNAFDAAVAAGFVLHVVEPHLNGPAGEVPIILAPAGGEVRVVCGQGVAPAGASVQHYRGLGLELVPGTGPLAAAVPGAFDAWMLLLRDHGTRHLADVLKYAIGYAEDGHAPVENVAATVESVRDLFEKEWVSSAEVYLPAGRVPRPGRLFRNQALAATWRRLLAEVEGAGDREARIEAAREVWRRGFIAEALVRQAARPTMDTSGERHTGTLALADLAAWSATYEAPATYDWNGWTLCKAGPWSQGPVLLQQLALLPPELPAHGSAEYVHLLVEGCKLAMADREAWYGDAAPVPLAELLSDGYNTARRALVDGTASHELRPGSPGGRAPRLSRHAHVVATDEPGSSPPGAGEPTVAKRVGGVGGVGGIGGVGEPTAARGPRAPVPGEPEVAADGGTRGDTCHLDVVDRWGNMVAATPSGGWLQSNPVVPELGFPLGTRLQMAWLDEGLPNSLTPGRRPRTTLTPSLALRHGVPVMAFGTPGGDQQDQWQLHFFLAVALRPQVRGGLDLQGAIDAPNWHNDSFPGSFHPRGMRPGSVTVEARTPPEVVAELRRRGHDVIIGDDWSEGRLCAVARDPATGVLSAAANPRGMQGYAVGR is encoded by the coding sequence ATGGAATTCACGACTCGTCCCACCCTGAAAGGCACCTTCGGCATGGTGTCCTCCACGCACTGGCTGGCGTCGCAGTGCGCGATGGCCGTCCTTGAGGACGGCGGCAACGCGTTCGACGCGGCGGTGGCGGCGGGCTTCGTCCTGCACGTCGTCGAACCGCACCTGAACGGGCCCGCCGGTGAGGTGCCGATCATCCTCGCTCCGGCGGGCGGTGAGGTCCGGGTGGTGTGCGGGCAGGGCGTGGCGCCCGCCGGGGCGTCGGTCCAGCACTACCGGGGGCTCGGCCTGGAGCTGGTGCCCGGTACGGGGCCGCTGGCGGCCGCCGTGCCGGGCGCGTTCGACGCGTGGATGCTCCTCCTGCGCGACCACGGCACCAGGCATCTCGCCGACGTGCTGAAGTACGCCATCGGATACGCGGAGGACGGACACGCGCCCGTGGAGAACGTGGCGGCGACGGTCGAGTCGGTGCGGGACCTGTTCGAGAAGGAGTGGGTCTCGTCGGCGGAGGTGTATCTGCCGGCGGGGCGGGTGCCCCGCCCCGGCCGGCTGTTCCGCAACCAGGCCCTGGCCGCGACCTGGCGGCGGCTGCTCGCCGAGGTCGAGGGGGCGGGAGACCGGGAGGCCCGGATCGAGGCGGCGCGCGAGGTGTGGCGCCGCGGCTTCATCGCCGAGGCCCTCGTCCGGCAGGCCGCGCGGCCCACCATGGACACCAGCGGCGAACGGCACACCGGAACCCTCGCCCTTGCCGACCTGGCCGCCTGGTCCGCGACCTACGAGGCCCCGGCCACCTACGACTGGAACGGCTGGACCCTGTGCAAGGCGGGCCCCTGGAGCCAGGGACCGGTGCTCCTCCAGCAGCTCGCCCTGCTCCCGCCCGAACTGCCCGCCCACGGGTCGGCCGAGTACGTGCACCTCCTCGTCGAGGGCTGCAAGCTCGCCATGGCGGACCGGGAGGCCTGGTACGGGGACGCGGCGCCGGTGCCCCTCGCCGAGCTGCTGTCCGACGGGTACAACACCGCGCGGCGGGCGCTCGTCGACGGGACGGCATCGCATGAGCTGCGGCCCGGCAGCCCCGGGGGCCGCGCTCCGAGGCTGAGCCGCCACGCGCATGTCGTGGCCACCGACGAGCCCGGCTCCAGCCCCCCGGGGGCCGGTGAGCCCACGGTCGCGAAGCGAGTCGGTGGTGTCGGTGGTGTCGGTGGAATCGGAGGTGTCGGTGAACCCACCGCCGCCAGGGGCCCGAGGGCGCCGGTGCCGGGGGAGCCCGAGGTCGCGGCCGACGGCGGCACCCGGGGTGACACCTGCCACCTCGACGTCGTCGACCGCTGGGGCAACATGGTCGCGGCCACGCCCAGCGGCGGCTGGCTGCAGTCCAACCCGGTGGTGCCCGAGCTGGGCTTCCCGCTCGGCACCCGACTGCAGATGGCCTGGCTGGACGAGGGGCTGCCCAACTCCCTCACGCCCGGCCGCCGGCCGCGCACCACGCTCACCCCGTCGCTCGCGCTGCGCCACGGGGTGCCCGTCATGGCCTTCGGCACGCCCGGCGGCGACCAGCAGGACCAGTGGCAGCTGCACTTCTTCCTCGCGGTCGCCCTCCGCCCGCAGGTCCGGGGCGGCCTCGACCTCCAGGGCGCGATCGACGCCCCGAACTGGCACAACGACAGCTTCCCCGGCTCCTTCCACCCGCGCGGCATGCGCCCCGGCAGCGTCACCGTCGAGGCGCGCACGCCCCCGGAGGTCGTCGCGGAGCTGCGCCGCCGCGGCCACGACGTGATCATCGGCGACGACTGGTCGGAGGGCCGGCTGTGCGCGGTCGCACGGGACCCGGCGACCGGCGTGCTGTCGGCGGCGGCGAATCCGCGCGGGATGCAGGGGTACGCGGTCGGTCGCTGA